Part of the Candidatus Bathyarchaeia archaeon genome, ATATGGGCCTTCATAGTGATGAACGTTGGCGCACCATTGGTATTGTTGGCGATCAGCGCCAATATAGCCAACCTCATAATGGTGATTACGGCGATCCTAACGATATACATAAACGAAAAATTCCTTCCAAAGGAAATAAGAGCACCGGTATGGCAGCATGTTCTCTTGATCATCGGAGCGTTGTTCTGGGCTATCTTTTTCTTCTTCGTCACTCAGGTTCTGCTTGGCATAAAGATCCTTTGATCTCAAAACCCTCCCTTCTTTATGAAACCTAACGGCCTTATATGAAGGCGCCTCCAGAAGGTTATCTTTTTTTTTTAAAAAAAACGGAGGCAGACCTCCTATTTAGCTCATCTGCGCAGGACATTCCTCATGCGCGCCATAACGCTGGATATATGGACCAATGGGCCGGAGAGCCCCCCCTCGGGCTTGGCCTCCCCCTTCAACAGGGCCTTCCTCAGCTCATCCGGGTCCTCAGCGCGCTCAAAGGTTAGATACGCTCTCCCGACCTCGCGGGCAGAATGGGCATCGCTGCCCGCTGTGCCCGGCTTCCCCAGGGCGCTTGCCAGCTTGGCGGCCGAGAGGTTCGCGGAGGGCATCAGGCATCTGGAGTTGAGGACCTCAACCGCGTCGACGAGCTCGCGGAGGTCCTCCGGCCGGAAGCGCTCCGGCCTAAGCCTGCTCCTCCTGAACCGATCGAAGGGATGGGGCAGGACCACGAGCCCGCCTTGGGCCCTTATCAGGTCCGCGGCCTCCCAAGGATCCCTCGCGTCGACGGGCTCCTCTATGAAGAGGGCGAGGAGCTCCCCCACTTCGGTTTCCACTTCCAAGCCCGGGATCAGCAGGATGCCTTCCCGCCCCTCGGCCCTCCTGAACCCCTCTAATGAGCCATGGTCGGTTATCGCGGCCCCATCCATCCCGGCCTCGGCGAGGATCCTACCTATATGCCTCGGATCGATGTTCGAATCCTTTGAGAATTGCGTATGGACGTGCATATCCAGCCTCAATGTGAGGCTCGCATCCCCGAGACCATCGGCCCGCCCAGTCTTTGGAGCGCTAGGGCGAGGCCCACGATTGTCTTCGCATCCCTGATTCCGCCCCTTTCGACCAGCCCCCAAGCATCGGCCATATCCATCTCCACCACCCTTATTTGCTCATCCACCTCCGGCCTCTGGCCGATTCTCCTCAAATCCCTCGCCAAGTAAAGGCGCATGAGCTCTGTGCTGTACCCCGGCGCCAAGAAGAACTCGGCCAAGGACTCCAAACTGCCCGCCTCATATCCGGTTTCCTCGATGAGCTCCCTTTTGGCGCATTCGATCGGGTCCTCCCCCCGCCTTAAGGTGCCCGCCGGTATCTCCAAGAGCTCCCCGCCCGCGGCCAGCCTAAATTGCATCACGAGGATCACCCTACCGCCATCCAAGAGGGGCACGATGGCCACGGCTCCGGGGTGCTCCACTATCTCCCTCCTCGTTTCCCTTCCGCTTGGTAGCTTAACATGGAAGACCTTCAGCTCGAGGATTCGCCCCTTGTATATGGATGCTTCGGAAAGTACTCCCTCGGCCATCGCTATCCCTTTCCCGAGAGGTATTCGTGGATCGCCTTCGCCGCCCTTCTGGCGGCCCCCATGGCGGATATCACCGTGGCCGACCCGGTCACTATATCCCCGCCGGCGTAAACGCCCTCCAAGCTCGTCCTCCCCGTCTCCTCGTCGACGATTATGTAACCCTCCTCGGTTAGCTCAAGGCCCGGGGTCGATCTGGGGAGGAGCGGATTAGCGGTCGTCCCTATGGCCACTATCACCGTATCCACCTCGATCGTAAATTCAGAGCCCTTCACCGGGATAGGCCTCCTCCTCCCAGATTCATCAGGCTCCCCGAGCTCCATCCTTATGCATTCGATGGCCCTCACCCTCCCATTCTCATCCCCGATTATCCTCACCGGCAAGGTCAGCAAATGGAATATTATGCCCTCCTCCTTGGCCCTCTCCCTTTCCTCGATCCTCGCGGGCATCTCCGCCTCGGACCTCCTATAGATCAGATAGACCGATTCGGCCCCAAGCCTTCGGGCCGTCCTAGCGGCGTCCATGGCTACGTTCCCTCCCCCTATTACGGCGACCCTCTTGCCCGTCTTTATGGGCGTATGATACTCCGGGAAGAGGTAGGCCTTCATCAGGTTCGACCTTGTGAGGTACTCGTTCGCCGAATAAACGCCGTTAAGGTTCTCCCCAGGGATCCCCATGAACATCGGGCTCCCGGCCCCTATGCCTATGAAGATGGCGCTATATCCCATGTCGAATAGCTCTTGTATCGAATAAAGCCTCCCTATGACCGAATCGGTTCTGATCTCGACCCCGAGGCTCTTCACGTATTCTACTTCCGCCTCCACTATGGCCTTGGGGAGCCTGAACTCCGGTATCCCATAGACCAATACCCCCCCGGGCTTATGGAGCGCCTCAAAGATCGTTACGTCGTAACCCATCTTGGCCAAATCTGCGGCGGCCGTTAGCCCGGCAGGGCCCGAGCCGATTACGGCCACCCTCTTGCCCCTCTTGGTCGGTGGATTCGGGACGTTCGGGCCGCCGTGCTCCCTCTCCCAATCGGCCACGAACCTCTCCAATCTACCTATCGCGACCGGCTCGAACCTCCTCCCGAGCGTGCAAACGGCCTCGCATTGTGTTTCTTGGGGGCAGACCCGGCCGCAGATGGCGGGCAGGGCGTTCTTCTCTTTTATCTTCAGAGCCGCCTCCTTGAACCTCCCCTCCGCCACTAGCTTTATGAAGGCCGGTATATCGATCTCAACTGGACAACCCTTGATGCAGGGCGCCTCCTTGCATTGGAGGCAGCGTTTGGCCTCCTCGATCGCTTGCTCGGGCGTATAGCCCAACGGGACTTCCTTGAAGTTCTTTATCCTCTCCTCCGGGGGTTGCTCCGCCATCGGGACCTTCCTTGGCGATATCCTCCTGCTCATTCCTATTCGCACCTCAGCAATCCATAGACGCTATCCTTCTCTCCTCTTCGACGTACTGGTTCAGCCTATCAAGGAGGAGATCGAAGTCGACCTCGTGGCCATCGAACTCCGGTCCATCGACGCATGTGAACTTTGTCTTTCCTCCGACGCTGACGCGGCAAGCGCCACACATCCCGGTCGCATCGAGCATTATCGAGTTTAGGCTAACGATCGTTTTGACGCCATATGGCCTCGTGGTTTCGGCTACGAACTTCATCATCACGGCCGGGCCCACCGCCACGACCCTATCCACTCGAAGGCCGCTCTTCAGCAAATCCTTGAGGGCATCGGTCACGAACCCCTTCCTCCCCTTGCTCCCGTCATCGGTGGTCACGATGAGCCTATCGGAAACGGAGCGCATCTCCTCCTCGAGTATTAGGAGCCCCGCAGTCCTAGCCCCTATGATGCTTATCACCTCGTTCCCCGCGAACTTCATGGCCCTCGCTATGGGGTAGACGGCGGGCACTCCCACGCCGCCCCCGATGCAGACGACGCGCCCGAACCTCTCTATATGGCTCGGGAGGCCCAAGGGGCCGACGAGATTGAGGATCCTATCGCCCGCTCGCATCCCGGCCAGCAATT contains:
- the gltA gene encoding NADPH-dependent glutamate synthase, whose product is MSRRISPRKVPMAEQPPEERIKNFKEVPLGYTPEQAIEEAKRCLQCKEAPCIKGCPVEIDIPAFIKLVAEGRFKEAALKIKEKNALPAICGRVCPQETQCEAVCTLGRRFEPVAIGRLERFVADWEREHGGPNVPNPPTKRGKRVAVIGSGPAGLTAAADLAKMGYDVTIFEALHKPGGVLVYGIPEFRLPKAIVEAEVEYVKSLGVEIRTDSVIGRLYSIQELFDMGYSAIFIGIGAGSPMFMGIPGENLNGVYSANEYLTRSNLMKAYLFPEYHTPIKTGKRVAVIGGGNVAMDAARTARRLGAESVYLIYRRSEAEMPARIEERERAKEEGIIFHLLTLPVRIIGDENGRVRAIECIRMELGEPDESGRRRPIPVKGSEFTIEVDTVIVAIGTTANPLLPRSTPGLELTEEGYIIVDEETGRTSLEGVYAGGDIVTGSATVISAMGAARRAAKAIHEYLSGKG
- a CDS encoding PHP domain-containing protein, with product MRLDMHVHTQFSKDSNIDPRHIGRILAEAGMDGAAITDHGSLEGFRRAEGREGILLIPGLEVETEVGELLALFIEEPVDARDPWEAADLIRAQGGLVVLPHPFDRFRRSRLRPERFRPEDLRELVDAVEVLNSRCLMPSANLSAAKLASALGKPGTAGSDAHSAREVGRAYLTFERAEDPDELRKALLKGEAKPEGGLSGPLVHISSVMARMRNVLRR
- a CDS encoding NUDIX hydrolase, whose protein sequence is MAEGVLSEASIYKGRILELKVFHVKLPSGRETRREIVEHPGAVAIVPLLDGGRVILVMQFRLAAGGELLEIPAGTLRRGEDPIECAKRELIEETGYEAGSLESLAEFFLAPGYSTELMRLYLARDLRRIGQRPEVDEQIRVVEMDMADAWGLVERGGIRDAKTIVGLALALQRLGGPMVSGMRASH
- a CDS encoding sulfide/dihydroorotate dehydrogenase-like FAD/NAD-binding protein → MATISAFPKQDRKEGPGTNEIVEKRELAKNIYLIKVASPEIARKAKAGQFVVLRVVEEGERIPLTLYDWDPKDGTISLVFQEVGKTTKLLAGMRAGDRILNLVGPLGLPSHIERFGRVVCIGGGVGVPAVYPIARAMKFAGNEVISIIGARTAGLLILEEEMRSVSDRLIVTTDDGSKGRKGFVTDALKDLLKSGLRVDRVVAVGPAVMMKFVAETTRPYGVKTIVSLNSIMLDATGMCGACRVSVGGKTKFTCVDGPEFDGHEVDFDLLLDRLNQYVEEERRIASMDC